The Chitinophagales bacterium genome has a window encoding:
- a CDS encoding TolC family protein, which produces MRQLLCSISLIALLIPNTLHAQQNGEPLQLSLDDAMNLAVKNNVQAKNARLDRMKQKAINDEVRGLALPQVSTKGEYNQYPDPVKSFLPGTFFTDKNGQPLYPPGTFVPVQFTPKYSATASATATQILFDGSVMVALQAREALLELYDRQTQYTEEQIRYNIQKGYFALVVAEKQYETMKETMQYIRTIGRETKAYYDNGFTEKIDVDRISVQVNNLAADSTKVGNLIAVSKQMLKYQLGIDMEIPIILTDTAVGNAISEANQMLLDEVKYTDRTDYMLLKTQKSLNEYDLKRHHLSALPSLAAFGTAAYTYQTNDFSKFFGNQYVFYTVIGLQLKVPIFDGWQRRSRVSQAKISLTQTENNIDNLKRGIDLENKQYKTTLKNALYTLDNQERNFSLAKSVLETTREKYKAGVGSSMEVSQAQTEMLNAQSNYFQAMLDVINAQSDLRKAMGQFK; this is translated from the coding sequence ATGAGACAACTACTCTGTTCAATATCGCTGATAGCATTATTGATACCAAACACACTACACGCACAGCAAAATGGTGAGCCGTTGCAGCTAAGCCTGGACGATGCCATGAACCTGGCTGTAAAAAATAACGTACAGGCTAAGAATGCAAGGCTGGACAGGATGAAGCAAAAGGCCATAAACGACGAGGTGAGGGGCCTGGCATTGCCGCAGGTGAGTACAAAAGGTGAGTATAACCAATATCCTGATCCGGTTAAATCATTCTTACCCGGTACATTCTTTACAGATAAAAATGGTCAGCCATTATACCCACCGGGTACTTTTGTTCCCGTGCAATTTACGCCCAAATATTCTGCAACAGCTTCTGCAACGGCAACCCAGATATTATTTGATGGTAGTGTCATGGTAGCTCTGCAAGCCAGGGAAGCTTTGCTGGAGTTGTATGACCGGCAGACACAGTATACCGAAGAACAAATAAGGTATAATATTCAGAAAGGTTATTTCGCACTGGTAGTGGCTGAAAAGCAATACGAAACCATGAAAGAGACCATGCAGTATATCAGGACAATTGGTCGTGAGACAAAAGCCTATTATGATAATGGTTTTACAGAAAAAATAGATGTGGACAGGATATCTGTTCAGGTAAATAACCTGGCAGCAGATAGTACTAAGGTAGGCAACCTGATAGCTGTAAGTAAACAAATGTTGAAATATCAATTGGGTATTGATATGGAAATACCGATAATATTAACAGATACAGCGGTTGGTAATGCGATATCCGAAGCTAACCAGATGTTGTTGGATGAGGTTAAGTATACGGACCGTACAGACTATATGCTATTGAAAACGCAAAAGAGCCTTAATGAGTACGACCTGAAAAGGCATCACTTGTCAGCATTACCGTCTTTAGCTGCATTTGGTACTGCCGCATATACTTATCAAACGAATGACTTCAGCAAGTTTTTCGGAAATCAGTATGTATTCTATACAGTAATAGGCCTGCAATTGAAAGTACCCATTTTTGACGGCTGGCAAAGACGTAGCAGGGTATCGCAAGCTAAAATAAGCCTGACGCAGACTGAGAATAATATTGATAACCTTAAGCGAGGTATAGACCTGGAAAATAAGCAATATAAAACAACGCTTAAGAACGCATTGTACACACTGGACAACCAGGAGCGTAACTTCTCACTGGCAAAAAGTGTGCTGGAAACTACAAGGGAAAAATATAAAGCAGGTGTAGGAAGCAGTATGGAAGTGTCACAGGCGCAAACAGAAATGCTCAATGCACAGAGCAACTACTTCCAGGCAATGCTGGATGTAATAAACGCACAATCTGACCTTAGAAAAGCAATGGGTCAATTCAAATAA
- a CDS encoding efflux RND transporter periplasmic adaptor subunit: MKRSVILLLTTIILASCGGEEKQAENKAAKLDKLKKERAALDDKISKLEAEVLKDNPGQATPVTAMVLQPTRFNAYVEVQASVSGDENVNVTPQAPGVVRSVNVRSGQHVSRGQVMATLDAAAVEQQIKAQEAQLTLVKQVYEKQQKLWAQNIGSEVQLLTAKANYESTQKQYEALQAQRSMYTITSPINGTVDAVNVKVGDATAPGAMGIRVVSFDKLKVVSALGESYIGKVKQGDRVKLIFTETGDTIDTKLSYVARSVDPVSRAFNVEVWLGTNKNISPNMSCKMQIVSYANDKALTVPISAVQVLPEGHSVFVVKDGKAKSVEVKLGETSNGQVEITGGLSAGDQVITEGQSEITSGDPVAVEK; this comes from the coding sequence ATGAAACGCTCGGTTATATTACTACTCACAACGATCATCCTGGCTTCTTGCGGTGGCGAAGAAAAACAAGCTGAAAATAAAGCTGCCAAGTTGGATAAATTAAAGAAAGAACGTGCTGCTCTTGATGACAAGATCAGCAAACTGGAAGCAGAAGTGCTGAAAGATAATCCCGGACAGGCTACACCGGTAACAGCTATGGTATTGCAGCCAACCAGGTTCAACGCATATGTTGAAGTACAGGCAAGTGTTAGCGGCGATGAGAACGTGAACGTTACACCGCAGGCGCCGGGTGTAGTAAGGTCGGTGAATGTACGCTCAGGCCAGCACGTGAGCAGGGGCCAGGTAATGGCTACACTGGATGCTGCTGCTGTTGAGCAACAAATAAAAGCGCAGGAAGCGCAACTGACACTGGTAAAACAAGTGTACGAAAAGCAGCAAAAGCTGTGGGCGCAGAATATCGGTTCTGAAGTTCAGTTGCTGACAGCTAAGGCCAACTACGAAAGCACGCAGAAGCAATACGAAGCGCTGCAGGCACAAAGGAGTATGTACACCATTACTTCGCCTATCAACGGTACTGTTGATGCGGTGAATGTAAAGGTAGGTGACGCTACTGCTCCGGGTGCTATGGGCATACGCGTGGTAAGCTTCGACAAACTGAAAGTGGTAAGCGCATTGGGTGAAAGCTATATAGGCAAAGTGAAGCAAGGTGACAGGGTAAAGCTGATATTCACCGAGACAGGTGATACTATCGATACCAAGCTGAGCTATGTAGCCCGTTCGGTAGACCCGGTATCGCGCGCATTCAACGTAGAGGTATGGCTGGGTACCAATAAGAATATCAGCCCGAACATGTCTTGTAAAATGCAGATCGTAAGCTACGCGAATGACAAAGCATTGACCGTGCCTATATCTGCTGTGCAGGTGCTGCCTGAAGGCCACTCGGTATTTGTTGTGAAAGATGGTAAAGCAAAAAGCGTAGAAGTGAAACTGGGAGAAACATCTAACGGGCAGGTGGAGATAACTGGTGGCCTGAGTGCAGGCGACCAGGTGATAACAGAAGGCCAGAGCGAAATAACATCAGGCGACCCTGTTGCTGTTGAAAAATAA
- a CDS encoding efflux RND transporter permease subunit, protein MKDSFKEFKPSSWAINNRTAVYILTIIITLAGLMTYNSLPKEQFPEIKIPQIIVQTVYPGTSPENMENIVTKPIEKEVKGLSGVKKVTSNSFQDYSVVIVEFNTDVKIDKAKQDVKDAVDKARTDLPQNLPNEPEVKDIDLSELPILYVNISGDYDLKRLKEYADDIQDRIEELKEVKEAQMVGALEREIQINVDMYKMAAAGFTFGDIENAVAYENISSTPGLVSMNNQKRILTIRNEFKNAEQIGNLIIKNQYGRALYLRDIADVKDSFEEQESYARLDGNNVITLNVIKAKGENLIAASENIEQVIEEMKETELPKDLKIVITGDQSEKTSNTLHELINTIIIGFILVTIILMFFMGVTNALFVAMAMPLSCAIAFLVMPGLDITLNMIVLFSFLLAVGIVVDDAIVVIENTHRIFDNGKVPIEKAAKTATGEIFLPVLTGTITTLMPFIPLAFWKGVIGEFMFFLPVTLIITLLASLFVAYIINPVFAVSFMKPEDHNNTEKPRFRKSDRVVAVIFGAIALLSYLGGGVGMGNFIIFLYLFVLLEKFVFSKWIKAFQTKLWPSFKEWYTKWLIRALNHPGKTMLIAVGIMILSIVIMMVRPPKVVFFPSADPNFAYVYLNMPVGTDQAYTNEVLEKLEKRVTDALDIDYKSGKTNPVVKSVIANVTVGAVDPNSGEVGNFPNKGRITVAFVEFADRHGVSTAEYLDKIRSAVKGVPGAVVTVDKEQGGPPLPKPIVVDIVGDDLDSLIATSERLKKYLDDKRIAGVEELRSDFQANKPEIVFDLDRERMNKEGIMTGQIVGALRTAVFGKEISRFRDANDDYPITLRVRKDQRENIDAVKNMPMLFRDMGMGGVIRQVPISSFADIKYGKTYGGIKRKDLKRIISLQSNVLTGYNANEVVAAIGREVANFKAPVGITITMGGQQEDQAETMGFLGGAMMVSIGLIFLLLIMQFNSLSRTVIIMTEILFSIFGVFLGVGIFGNDFSIVMSGIGIVALAGIVVRNGILLIEFMDLMLKEGMEPYNAIVEAGRTRMTPVVLTATAAILGLIPLGVGLNIDFATLFSELNPHIFFGGDNVAFWGPLAWTMIYGLAFATFLTLILVPVMMLLAFRFKARVKRWRERFSKSIED, encoded by the coding sequence ATGAAAGATTCATTCAAAGAGTTTAAACCATCCAGTTGGGCGATCAATAATCGCACGGCTGTATACATACTCACGATCATCATAACGCTGGCGGGCCTGATGACCTACAACAGCCTGCCTAAAGAGCAGTTCCCGGAGATCAAGATCCCGCAGATAATCGTGCAGACCGTTTATCCCGGTACTTCTCCGGAAAATATGGAGAACATCGTAACCAAACCTATTGAAAAAGAAGTAAAGGGTTTGTCTGGTGTGAAGAAAGTAACCAGTAACTCATTCCAGGATTACTCGGTGGTGATTGTTGAGTTCAATACAGATGTTAAGATAGATAAGGCAAAGCAGGATGTAAAAGACGCGGTGGACAAAGCGCGTACGGACCTGCCGCAGAACCTGCCCAACGAGCCCGAGGTGAAAGATATAGACCTTTCAGAACTGCCGATATTGTATGTGAACATATCGGGCGATTATGACCTGAAAAGGCTTAAAGAATACGCTGATGATATACAGGACAGGATAGAAGAACTGAAAGAGGTGAAGGAAGCGCAGATGGTAGGTGCGCTGGAGCGTGAGATACAGATCAATGTAGATATGTATAAAATGGCTGCCGCAGGTTTCACCTTTGGTGACATAGAGAATGCTGTAGCTTACGAGAATATTTCGTCTACACCGGGCCTGGTATCTATGAACAACCAGAAGCGCATCCTGACCATCCGTAACGAGTTCAAAAATGCTGAGCAGATCGGCAACCTGATCATTAAGAACCAGTATGGCCGTGCGCTGTACCTGAGAGATATCGCGGATGTAAAAGACTCTTTCGAAGAGCAGGAGAGTTATGCCCGCCTGGATGGTAACAACGTAATTACACTGAACGTCATCAAAGCGAAGGGCGAGAACCTGATAGCAGCCTCAGAGAATATTGAGCAGGTGATAGAGGAGATGAAAGAAACTGAGTTGCCGAAAGACCTGAAAATAGTCATCACGGGCGACCAGTCGGAGAAAACAAGTAATACACTGCATGAACTGATCAATACCATCATCATCGGTTTCATACTGGTGACCATCATATTGATGTTCTTCATGGGTGTGACCAACGCGTTGTTCGTAGCCATGGCTATGCCTTTGTCTTGTGCTATTGCCTTCCTGGTAATGCCGGGGTTAGACATCACGCTGAATATGATCGTGCTGTTCTCCTTCCTGCTGGCGGTGGGTATAGTCGTTGATGATGCCATTGTGGTGATAGAGAACACGCACCGGATATTTGATAATGGTAAGGTGCCGATAGAAAAGGCCGCGAAGACGGCGACGGGTGAGATATTCCTGCCCGTACTAACCGGTACTATTACAACGCTTATGCCATTCATTCCGCTGGCATTCTGGAAAGGGGTGATCGGGGAGTTCATGTTCTTTCTGCCGGTAACGCTGATAATTACACTGTTGGCCTCATTGTTCGTGGCCTACATCATCAACCCGGTATTTGCGGTTAGCTTCATGAAGCCGGAAGATCATAACAACACGGAAAAGCCACGCTTCAGAAAGTCTGACAGGGTAGTTGCCGTAATATTCGGCGCAATAGCATTGCTCAGCTACCTGGGTGGAGGAGTAGGTATGGGTAACTTCATTATCTTCTTATACCTGTTCGTTTTGCTGGAGAAATTCGTTTTCTCAAAATGGATAAAGGCTTTCCAGACAAAACTGTGGCCGTCATTCAAAGAGTGGTACACCAAGTGGTTGATACGTGCATTGAATCATCCGGGTAAAACGATGCTTATTGCAGTAGGTATCATGATACTGTCAATAGTGATAATGATGGTACGCCCACCGAAGGTTGTATTCTTCCCGAGTGCCGACCCGAACTTTGCTTATGTGTACCTGAATATGCCGGTAGGTACAGATCAGGCTTACACTAACGAAGTGTTGGAGAAATTGGAAAAACGTGTGACCGATGCACTGGATATAGATTACAAATCAGGTAAGACCAACCCTGTTGTAAAATCGGTGATAGCGAATGTGACCGTAGGTGCAGTAGACCCGAACAGTGGAGAGGTAGGTAACTTCCCGAACAAGGGACGTATCACAGTTGCCTTTGTAGAATTTGCTGACAGGCACGGAGTGTCTACGGCAGAATACCTGGACAAGATACGTAGCGCTGTGAAAGGTGTACCGGGTGCGGTAGTAACAGTAGATAAGGAACAAGGTGGTCCGCCATTGCCTAAGCCTATCGTGGTTGATATCGTTGGTGATGACCTGGATTCGCTGATAGCAACATCCGAGCGGTTGAAAAAATACCTGGATGATAAACGTATAGCAGGTGTAGAAGAACTGCGTAGCGACTTCCAGGCTAATAAACCGGAGATCGTGTTCGACCTGGATCGTGAGCGCATGAACAAAGAAGGTATCATGACCGGGCAGATAGTGGGTGCATTGCGTACAGCAGTGTTCGGTAAAGAGATATCACGTTTCCGTGATGCAAATGATGATTATCCTATTACATTAAGGGTAAGGAAAGACCAGCGCGAGAATATTGACGCGGTGAAAAACATGCCGATGCTGTTCCGCGATATGGGTATGGGTGGTGTCATCCGCCAGGTGCCTATCAGTTCATTTGCCGATATCAAGTATGGTAAAACATATGGTGGTATCAAACGTAAAGACTTGAAACGTATTATCTCATTACAGTCTAACGTACTGACAGGTTATAATGCTAACGAAGTGGTGGCTGCCATAGGTCGTGAAGTGGCTAACTTCAAAGCACCGGTTGGTATTACCATAACTATGGGCGGCCAGCAGGAAGATCAGGCCGAAACGATGGGCTTCCTTGGTGGTGCTATGATGGTATCTATAGGTTTGATATTCCTGCTGCTCATCATGCAGTTCAACTCACTGAGCAGAACGGTTATTATCATGACAGAGATCCTCTTCAGTATATTCGGTGTGTTCCTGGGTGTAGGTATCTTCGGTAACGACTTCTCTATCGTAATGAGTGGTATCGGTATCGTAGCGCTGGCAGGAATCGTGGTGAGGAATGGTATATTACTTATAGAGTTTATGGACCTGATGCTGAAAGAAGGTATGGAGCCTTACAACGCGATAGTAGAAGCAGGACGTACCCGTATGACACCTGTGGTACTGACGGCAACGGCTGCTATACTCGGCCTGATACCATTGGGTGTGGGCCTGAACATAGACTTTGCGACGCTGTTCTCAGAGCTGAACCCACATATATTCTTCGGTGGCGACAACGTAGCCTTCTGGGGCCCGCTGGCATGGACCATGATATATGGCCTGGCATTCGCTACCTTCCTGACACTGATACTGGTACCGGTAATGATGTTGCTGGCCTTCCGTTTCAAAGCTAGGGTGAAGAGGTGGAGAGAACGTTTCTCTAAATCAATAGAAGATTAA
- the selD gene encoding selenide, water dikinase SelD, with the protein MEGAEQIRLTQYAHGAGCGCKIAPAILEEILKSNTIQPDNDKLLIGNSSKDDACAYDLGDGTALISTTDFFTPIVDDAYDFGRIASANAISDVYAMGGKPILAIAILGWPVDKLPADLAQKVIEGSRAVCKEAGIPLAGGHSIDAAEPFFGLAVNGLANIDNLKRNNTAQEGDILFMTKPLGVGILSTAQKRGLITEKQRAEMIESMTALNKAGEALGKLKSVHAMTDVTGFGLLGHLVEIAEGSSLSAEINYSKLQIVCGAADYLKDRVVPDATYRNWNAYSSKTGFEAGVDVMQAFNLLPDPQTNGGLLIAVAPDAVAEVQQVLTDHELHHFIEPVGKMTVKGEKVVQVKA; encoded by the coding sequence ATGGAAGGAGCTGAGCAAATCAGATTAACCCAATATGCACACGGAGCGGGATGCGGCTGCAAGATAGCCCCCGCCATACTGGAAGAGATACTGAAAAGCAATACCATACAACCAGATAATGACAAATTACTGATAGGCAACAGCAGCAAAGACGATGCCTGTGCCTACGATCTGGGTGACGGCACTGCACTTATCAGCACAACGGATTTTTTTACTCCCATAGTAGATGATGCCTATGACTTCGGGCGGATAGCTTCTGCCAATGCTATAAGCGATGTGTATGCCATGGGCGGTAAACCAATACTGGCTATCGCCATATTAGGATGGCCGGTAGACAAACTTCCTGCAGACCTGGCACAGAAAGTAATTGAAGGCAGCAGGGCTGTATGCAAAGAAGCTGGCATACCACTTGCAGGCGGGCATAGCATTGATGCCGCAGAACCTTTTTTCGGGCTTGCAGTGAATGGTCTTGCTAATATTGATAACCTGAAAAGAAACAATACCGCACAGGAAGGTGATATACTGTTTATGACCAAACCCTTGGGTGTAGGCATATTATCCACCGCACAAAAGCGGGGACTGATAACCGAGAAACAGCGGGCAGAAATGATAGAAAGTATGACCGCCCTGAACAAAGCAGGGGAAGCTTTAGGCAAGCTAAAAAGTGTACATGCGATGACAGATGTTACAGGGTTCGGACTGTTAGGGCACCTGGTAGAGATAGCAGAGGGTAGTTCTTTATCGGCAGAGATAAACTACTCTAAATTGCAGATAGTATGCGGTGCTGCTGATTACCTGAAGGACCGGGTAGTGCCGGATGCAACCTACCGCAACTGGAATGCTTACAGCAGCAAAACAGGTTTTGAAGCAGGTGTGGATGTAATGCAGGCGTTCAATCTGCTACCAGACCCGCAAACCAACGGTGGATTACTCATAGCCGTGGCACCTGATGCTGTAGCAGAAGTGCAGCAGGTACTGACTGATCATGAGCTGCATCATTTTATTGAGCCTGTAGGTAAAATGACTGTGAAAGGAGAAAAAGTAGTGCAGGTAAAAGCCTGA
- the mnmH gene encoding tRNA 2-selenouridine(34) synthase MnmH: MTQRAEVPVFDVRSPGEYTHAHIPGALSLPLFTDEERKVVGTAYKQQSREVAVKVGLDYFGVKMRRMVEEVEELLKGRNDKRIIVHCWRGGMRSAGVAWLLDLYGFNVSTLVGGYKSYRKWVHRQFEQDHPIHIIGGYTGSGKTPVLNELAQKGHIVIDLEDLAKHKGSAFGAIAGVPQPKQEMFENLLAEELAQTKATTDNPIWMEDESQRIGNINIPPAFWKTMRNSPVYFLDIPFEERLKHIAAEYGQLDKEQLLGAVSRIQKRLGGLETKTTQQCLEDNDITGAFRILLKYYDKHYKKALEKRNNPDVEIGQIQSNEVNAELNTNILLRWKELSKSD; this comes from the coding sequence TTGACGCAACGGGCGGAAGTTCCTGTATTTGACGTACGCAGTCCGGGCGAGTATACACATGCGCATATACCAGGTGCGCTCAGCCTGCCGTTATTTACAGATGAGGAGCGGAAAGTAGTAGGTACTGCTTATAAGCAACAAAGCAGGGAAGTAGCCGTAAAGGTAGGACTGGACTACTTTGGCGTGAAGATGCGCAGGATGGTAGAAGAAGTAGAGGAGTTGCTGAAAGGCCGAAACGACAAAAGAATAATTGTACACTGCTGGCGGGGCGGCATGCGCAGCGCAGGTGTTGCCTGGCTGTTGGACCTGTATGGTTTCAACGTGTCTACCCTTGTGGGCGGATATAAGTCGTACCGTAAATGGGTGCACCGGCAATTTGAGCAGGATCATCCTATTCATATCATAGGAGGCTATACCGGCTCGGGAAAAACACCGGTACTGAATGAGCTGGCACAAAAAGGACATATCGTAATAGACCTGGAAGACCTGGCTAAACATAAGGGCTCTGCTTTTGGTGCAATAGCAGGTGTGCCGCAACCCAAACAGGAAATGTTTGAAAACCTGCTGGCTGAAGAGCTTGCTCAAACAAAAGCTACTACCGATAACCCTATATGGATGGAAGATGAAAGCCAGCGCATAGGCAATATCAATATACCACCTGCATTCTGGAAAACGATGCGGAACTCGCCTGTATACTTTTTAGATATTCCTTTTGAAGAAAGGCTGAAACATATTGCAGCAGAGTACGGGCAACTGGATAAAGAGCAACTGCTGGGTGCCGTGTCGCGGATACAGAAAAGGCTGGGAGGGCTGGAAACCAAAACAACTCAGCAATGCCTGGAAGATAATGACATTACCGGGGCGTTCAGGATATTGCTGAAATACTATGACAAGCATTATAAAAAGGCACTGGAGAAAAGGAATAACCCTGATGTGGAGATAGGGCAGATACAAAGCAATGAAGTGAATGCAGAACTGAATACAAACATATTATTAAGATGGAAGGAGCTGAGCAAATCAGATTAA
- a CDS encoding tetratricopeptide repeat protein codes for MKNTLIITCIFLLLILPVSNSIFAQVPENRELVDSLSTALSQQKEDTTKVAILNKLSFVFSDINPDSGLIYARKALALAKRSRWDIGIATAYYQTGINLNEQGMFDTAEQYFKKGLKIYVEKNDKRGIANSYNALGTMYFFQGNYVKTRESFDEALKCYTELQDSVRMTAVMQNLGSIYFETGDPEKALEYVKRGYAIDKARNNKIGVAVTLINLGMGYSSLGRYDSALIFFDEALGLYKELGHDKSVARVYMNVGVVYNRIGKYREAIDNYNRSLGICQKIKDSIGIADNLLNLAMVYTQTGRDNEAISATTRALNIYTDLGMIDGMMYCQSELSKAYSHNRQYKQSLEAYKQFTDLKDSLYNKENTEKIAKLEVKAQYDAKQIADSIKNAEAQHISQLKLQRQKTFTYSGIGIAVLLLFFSIYIYRNNKKLNAEKKKSESLLHNILPEEVTEELKQRGATTAHQFDHVTVIFTDFVAFTQAGARMGSKALVEELHNCFKAFDDIMERYGIEKIKTIGDAYLAVCGLPVADSRHAEKVVRAAKDILAFMVQRREQLGDRTFEIRIGIHSGEVVAGIVGIKKFAYDIWGDTVNTAARMEQNSEPGKINISHTTYELVKDKIDCTYRGELEAKGKGMLEMYFVES; via the coding sequence ATGAAAAACACCTTAATTATTACCTGTATTTTTTTGTTGCTGATCTTGCCTGTTAGCAACAGCATATTTGCACAGGTACCAGAGAACAGGGAACTGGTTGACTCTCTCTCCACTGCACTTTCTCAACAAAAAGAAGACACCACCAAAGTAGCTATACTCAACAAGCTTTCCTTTGTTTTTTCCGACATTAATCCTGACAGCGGGCTTATTTATGCTCGTAAAGCACTTGCACTGGCGAAACGATCGCGCTGGGATATAGGTATTGCTACAGCTTACTATCAAACAGGTATCAACCTGAATGAGCAGGGAATGTTTGACACTGCTGAGCAGTACTTTAAGAAAGGTTTAAAAATATACGTGGAAAAGAATGACAAACGGGGCATTGCCAACAGCTACAATGCTCTTGGAACTATGTACTTTTTCCAGGGCAATTATGTGAAAACAAGAGAGAGTTTTGACGAGGCATTGAAATGTTATACTGAGTTGCAGGATTCAGTACGCATGACAGCCGTCATGCAGAATCTGGGTTCTATATATTTTGAAACCGGTGACCCTGAGAAGGCCCTGGAATACGTAAAAAGAGGCTATGCCATTGACAAAGCACGGAATAATAAAATCGGGGTAGCGGTAACTCTTATCAACCTGGGTATGGGTTATTCCAGCCTGGGGCGGTATGATTCTGCTTTAATATTCTTCGATGAAGCGTTGGGCTTGTACAAGGAATTAGGCCATGACAAATCGGTAGCGCGGGTATATATGAATGTGGGTGTTGTGTATAACAGGATTGGCAAATACCGTGAGGCTATTGATAATTATAACCGGTCGTTGGGCATATGCCAAAAGATCAAAGACAGCATCGGTATTGCCGACAACCTGCTGAACCTGGCAATGGTCTATACGCAAACAGGCAGGGACAATGAAGCAATATCCGCAACAACACGTGCGCTGAATATATACACTGATCTGGGTATGATAGACGGCATGATGTATTGCCAGAGTGAACTATCAAAGGCTTATAGTCATAACAGGCAATACAAGCAATCGCTGGAAGCATACAAACAGTTCACTGATTTAAAAGACTCGCTCTACAACAAAGAGAATACAGAAAAAATAGCCAAGCTGGAAGTAAAAGCACAATACGATGCAAAACAGATAGCAGACAGTATAAAAAATGCCGAGGCTCAACACATTTCGCAATTGAAACTACAGCGCCAGAAAACATTTACCTATTCAGGTATCGGTATCGCGGTGTTGCTCCTTTTCTTCAGTATATACATCTATCGCAACAACAAAAAGCTTAATGCCGAGAAAAAGAAATCGGAAAGCCTGCTGCATAATATTCTGCCTGAAGAAGTAACTGAAGAACTGAAACAACGTGGTGCCACTACAGCCCACCAGTTCGATCATGTGACAGTCATTTTTACTGACTTTGTAGCCTTTACACAGGCGGGTGCACGTATGGGGTCAAAAGCACTGGTGGAGGAACTGCACAACTGCTTCAAGGCATTTGATGACATTATGGAGCGCTACGGCATAGAGAAAATAAAAACCATCGGCGACGCATACCTGGCAGTTTGTGGCCTACCGGTGGCCGATAGCAGGCATGCGGAGAAAGTGGTACGCGCAGCAAAAGACATACTGGCATTTATGGTGCAACGCCGTGAACAGCTTGGCGACAGGACCTTTGAGATACGTATTGGCATACACAGCGGAGAAGTAGTGGCCGGTATAGTAGGCATCAAGAAGTTTGCGTATGACATATGGGGTGATACGGTGAATACCGCCGCACGTATGGAGCAAAACAGTGAACCGGGCAAAATAAACATCTCGCATACAACTTATGAACTGGTTAAAGACAAAATTGATTGCACCTACCGTGGTGAACTGGAAGCGAAGGGCAAAGGCATGCTGGAAATGTATTTCGTAGAGAGCTAA